One Cardiocondyla obscurior isolate alpha-2009 linkage group LG11, Cobs3.1, whole genome shotgun sequence DNA segment encodes these proteins:
- the Rab3-gef gene encoding MAP kinase-activating death domain protein isoform X11, which produces MDIQKKFLCPRLVDYLAIVGSRMPAASRQPVQVPELLRRYPVEDHKDFPLPLDMVYFCQPEGCSSVGPKRTALREATSFTFTLTDKDSGKTRYGICVNFYRPTERAGVMASGNMSVKREKYNTTFRRESWRKSMERSTDSAFSSDYRSSAVGPSDSERDCSSSRRDSDTPQVPHAPRLEFIAPSGDSESGGSHSPSPRASRRRQRVRNHTLTSLCIISHHPFFSMFRECLFVLRKIIDACNESFSPQKVGASRQTNRDTVWSVLTGQALGDTPSIVLHDVREIETWILRLLSSPVPVPAKTRVEVEIISSNMQPPLCFALPDHTRFTLVDFPLHLPLELLGVDICLKVLTLILLENKIVLQSRDYNALSMSVMAFVTMIYPLEYMFPAIPLLPTCMSCAEQLLLAPTPFVIGIPASFLLYKKNFRLPDDIWLVDLDSNKITAPSALNEDSLPPLPEPEGTILKNHLKQAMQLMDQVGSSAMASMAGPPLAPQDASLRMSFQAQSRRESTVSHHFTLNVASTKHRPSVDQFTHSHAPLNSPGASSSSSPPRRPSMSQTVGPGPGGQFSPKATGQNSTAPFNPFIYGNDVDSVDIATRVAMVRFFNSQNLLANFTEHTRTLRLYPRPVVAFQINSFLRSRPRKSSFLNKFARTQAVEFLAEWSLTPSNVAFLRVQTGVFDPAQIGDKPRWYASNLEPIYFPVWDSGSSLANALKAMKEHETQPTDESGSDSEGAESTSSSYSSLSDFVSEMASSDLSPGYNCPQASQPQQMSLSVDPKNVYNPPSSLQYPGVEEDSPVRPESPPSTSSSHSDLSSPSLNRDSELELNPKIHEGSQSANDKEEGGSFESDSASTITPRTILSAQSSVGQFTGISMGALGTQSSLNDTERPATPHRTSRISRYVTPVPPTGPGLQRQPSVGNVLARASSFNTAGPLLPRQISAVNTGEHHHEATQLQRQASAGPVIMQKQGNDNTVQRQNSGGNATGNGVLRQGSQGSLFEQIASQAKDLMRETTRQSSQDGLLAHMDKLKHQAKEKITEAGEDSLFAPLEQLTQQTKKAMGEATKSVQEVSKTALEASKTAAGVSKNTLDDLTYVGKSTLGDLTKSAKEVAAKKGLLKGLGESQQSPVHSPQSPGSQRKDSISNQLVASDTRGGVGRDFFSNISSDLNGIAAQTSSMFSDLFGSKNNSKSSSFFPQNQKSKEKNPILGPFPKVAAKTGLVERSSLIKHSTHKVNQEDAQRLQNAERSSTNSDNQAFLNDVITQVLAGEGVGWLKLNRLKKLMEDENYRDLVVTKLNKGLNRKISPNDHIDDVAISKPVYKGMLKCLQAVTHGLAHTYNNFGLGGMASVFQLMEIAHTHYWSKDLSEGSGFDSSLMSQASSPFGSRENLKSPQSPNQSDFMDVSQRSDLPQVHLDVPQAPPAGDTSQSTTDMFLDMFTKKGKFLSKLTSFDSESGRGGGTGSSEALSTDGGSIITNPAFRQAHQASFRSTVSDSEVEQGNFPRQGKQRSGSVWSSKSSLSTGFRYHGGSLIPTTAVPSPETARTYLFEGLLGKERSSLWDEMQFWEDAFLDAVSQERDMMGMDQGPGEMVERYKSLSESERRRLEHEEDRLLCTLLHNLTAVLVMLNVDKNELKRKVRRLLGKSHIGLIYSQELNLLLDQINNLHGNDIDLKPLTSRQMHRQSFTVHSGVDAEGDLRFLEVRHDGLVLRSVNGVIVERWWYERVVNMTYSPKNKVLCLWRRSGGDTELHKYYTKKCKDVYYCIKDAMEKAAARGRGANAGYELGGEFPVQDMRTGEGGLLQVCMEGVGLLFANSKILKLDK; this is translated from the exons ATGGATATACAGAAGAAGTTCCTGTGTCCCCGACTGGTGGATTATCTCGCCATCGTGGGGTCCAGGATGCCCGCTGCCTCTCGTCAGCCCGTACAG GTACCGGAGCTGCTACGTAGATATCCGGTGGAGGATCACAAGGACTTTCCTCTGCCTTTGGATATGGTGTACTTCTGTCAGCCGGAAGGCTGCAGCAGCGTGGGACCGAAGCGTACGGCCTTACGAGAGGCGACGTCATTCACCTTCACCCTTACCGACAAGGATTCAG GAAAAACGCGTTATGGAATCTGCGTGAATTTCTATCGACCTACGGAGAGAGCGGGGGTCATGGCCAGCGGAAACATGTCGGTCAAAAGAGAGAAGTACAACACCACGTTTCGCAGGGAAAGCTGGAGGAAGAGCATGGAGAGAAGCACGGACTCCGCTTTTTCTAG CGACTATAGGAGCAGTGCGGTGGGTCCGAGTGACTCTGAGAGAGATTGCTCCAGTAGCAGAAGGGACTCGGATACCCCGCAGGTACCTCACGCCCCGAGATTGGAGTTCATCGCACCGAGCGGAGACAGCGAAAGTGGCGGCAGTCATTCCCCTTCGCCACGCGCGTCTCGAAGACGTCAG AGGGTTCGCAATCACACCTTAACTTCGTTATGCATCATTTCGCATCATCCGTTCTTTTCGATGTTCCGGGAGTGTCTTTTCGTTCTGAGGAAGATTATCGATGCGTGCAACGAGAGCTTTTCGCCGCAAAAGGTGGGAGCCTCTCGTCAGACCAACAG AGATACGGTATGGAGCGTGCTAACTGGTCAAGCTCTAGGCGATACACCGTCCATCGTGCTTCACGATGTTCGCGAGATCGAAACGTGGATATTGCGATTGCTCAGTAGCCCTGTGCCCGTTCCGGCGAAGACACGCGTTGAAGTTGAGATAATATCATCGAATATGCAGCCTCCACTGTGCTTTGCCCTGCCGGACCACACCAGGTTTACTCTAGTCGATTTTCCTTTGCATCTACCGCTGGAGCTCCTAGGCGTCGACATATGTCTAAAGGTCCTTACTCTCATCCTCTTAGAGAACAAG atTGTACTTCAGTCACGCGATTACAACGCGTTGTCCATGTCGGTTATGGCGTTCGTCACGATGATTTATCCACTGGAGTACATGTTTCCGGCGATACCTTTGCTTCCCACATGCATGAGCTGCGCGGAACAGCTGTTGCTTGCCCCAACGCCCTTCGTGATCGGAATACCCGCGTCTTTCTTGCTGTACAAGAAGAACTTCAGGCTGCCCGACGATATCTGGCTGGTGGATTTGGATAGCAATAAGATTACGGCGCCTAGCGCTCTGAACGAGGATAGTTTACCGCCATTACCGGAGCCGGAGGGCACTATTCTAAAGAATCATCTAAAGCAG GCAATGCAACTGATGGATCAAGTTGGCTCTAgt GCGATGGCCAGTATGGCAGGCCCACCGTTGGCCCCGCAGGACGCGTCGCTGCGTATGTCCTTTCAAGCGCAGAGCAGAAGAGAAAGCACGGTCTCTCATCATTTCACCTTAAA cgTTGCTTCGACAAAGCACAGACCGAGCGTCGATCAGTTCACGCATTCTCACGCCCCATTAAATTCACCCGGCGCGAGCTCGTCGTCGAGCCCACCTCGTCGGCCGTCGATGTCACAGACAGTTGGACCCGGACCGGGCGGCCAGTTTTCGCCGAAGGCAACTGGACAAAACTCGACGGCGCCTTTCAACCCTTTCATCTACGGGAACGACGTGGACTCGGTGGATATCGCTACGCGGGTCGCCATGGTACGGTTCTTCAATTCGCAGAACCTGCTGGCCAACTTCACCGAGCACACGCGGACTTTGCGGCTGTACCCTCGGCCGGTGGTGGCCTTCCAGATCAACTCGTTTCTCCGCTCGCGGCCCAGGAAGAGCAGCTTCCTCAACAAGTTTGCGCGCACGCAGGCGGTCGAATTCCTGGCCGAATGGTCTTTAACACCGAGTAACGTGGCCTTCCTCCGAGTGCAAACCGGCGTGTTCGATCCCGCGCAGATCGGCGACAAGCCGCGCTGGTACGCGAGCAATCTCGAGCCGATCTACTTCCCTGTCTGGGATTCCGGTAGCTCGCTGGCGAACGCTTTGAAGGCGATGAAGGAGCACGAGACTCAGCCTACGGACGAGAGTGGGTCGGATTCCGAAGGTGCGGAGAGCACCAGTTCTTCTTATTCTTCCCTAAGCGACTTTGTCTCCGAGATGGCATCGTCTGATTTGTCACCAG GTTACAACTGTCCGCAAGCGAGTCAGCCGCAACAAATGTCGCTTTCGGTAGACCCGAAGAACGTTTACAACCCACCGAGCTCTCTGCAATATCCGGGAGTGGAGGAGGATTCGCCAGTGCGTCCTGAGAGTCCGCCGAGCACGTCTTCTAGTCACAGCGATCTCAGCAGCCCGAGCTTGAACAGGGACTCTGAGCTCGAGTTAAATCCAAAAATTCACGAGGGCTCGCAGTCGGCTAAC GATAAAGAGGAGGGTGGTAGCTTTGAGTCAGACTCCGCGTCGACAATAACACCGCGCACTATCCTGAGCGCACAAAGTTCGGTAGGACAGTTCACAGGGATAAGCATGGGAGCTTTAGGCACTCAGTCTTCGCTCAACGACACTGAACGTCCTGCCACACCTCACAGGACCTCGCGTATCAGTAGATATGTCACTCCT GTACCGCCTACGGGACCGGGTTTGCAGCGCCAGCCGAGCGTCGGCAACGTCCTGGCGAGAGCTTCTAGTTTCAATACCGCCGGGCCACTTTTGCCGCGGCAGATAAGCGCGGTCAATACCGGCGAGCATCACCACGAGGCGACGCAGCTTCAGCGTCAGGCATCGGCTGGGCCGGTGATTATGCAGAAACAAGGCAACGACAACACGGTGCAACGACAAAACAGCGGTGGCAATGCTACCGGAAACGGTGTGCTTCGCCAGGGCTCGCAGGGTTCCTTGTTCGAGCAAATCGCCAGCCAGGCAAAGGACTTGATGCGGGAGACTACGAGACAAAGCAGCCAGGACGGGTTACTCGCGCACATGGACAAG CTGAAGCATcaggcgaaagaaaaaattacggAGGCAGGCGAGGATAGTTTATTTGCGCCACTGGAGCAA TTGACGCAGCAGACGAAAAAGGCGATGGGCGAGGCCACAAAGTCGGTGCAGGAGGTATCAAAGACCGCGTTAGAAGCTAGTAAAACTGCAGCGGGTGTGAGTAAGAACACGTTGGATGATCTGACGTACGTCGGTAAAAGCACATTGGGAGACCTAACGAAAAGTGCCAAAGAAGTTGCCGCGAAAAAAGGATTGCTCAAG GGCCTTGGAGAGTCGCAACAATCACCGGTGCACAGTCCGCAGTCACCCGGCTCGCAGCGGAAAGATTCGATCAGCAATCAGTTGGTCGCATCTGACACGCGTGGTGGCGTCGGGCGAGACTTTTTCAGCAATATTAGCAGCGATTTAAACGGAATCGCAGCACAGACTAGTAGCATGTTTAGCGATTTATTCG gtagtaaaaataattctaagaGCAGCAGCTTTTTCCCACAAAATCAGaaatcgaaagagaaaaatcctaTTCTTGGACCATTTCCGAAAG TTGCAGCAAAAACCGGTTTGGTGGAACGGTCTTCGTTGATCAAACATTCTACACATAAAGTTAATCAAGAAGATGCGCAAAGATTACAAAACGCGGAACGCTCCAGCACAAATAGCGACAATCAAGCCTTTTTAAATGAC GTGATAACGCAAGTGTTGGCTGGCGAAGGTGTTGGCTGGCTCAAATTAAATAGATTGAAGAAGCTAATGGAAGATGAAAATTATCGAGATTTAGTTGTGACCAAATTGAACAAAGGTCTTAATAGAAAGATTAGTCCCAATGATCATATTGACGATGTg gCCATATCGAAGCCCGTATATAAGGGAATGTTAAAGTGCCTTCAAGCAGTAACGCATGGTCTCGCACACACGTATAACAATTTTGGACTAGGCGGGATGGCTTCTGTCTTCCAACTGATGGAAATCGCTCACACGCATTACTGGAGCAAAGATCTGTCCGAAGGTAGTGGCTTCGACAGCTCTTTAATGTCGCAG GCGTCTAGCCCATTCGGTAGCAGGGAAAACCTGAAATCTCCGCAATCTCCGAATCAGTCAGATTTTATGGATGTTTCGCAAAGATCAG acTTGCCGCAAGTGCATTTGGATGTGCCACAAGCACCACCGGCAGGAGATACCAGCCAGTCAACGACGGACATGTTTTTAGATATGTTCACGAAGAAGGGAAAATTTTTAAGCAAGCTCACTTCGTTCGACTCAGAG AGTGGGCGGGGTGGTGGAACGGGGAGCAGCGAAGCTTTATCCACTGACGGAGGTAGCATTATCACTAATCCTGCTTTTCGGCAAGCGCACCAAGCTTCCTTTCGAAGCACCGTGTCTGATAGCGAGGTCGAGCAAGGCAAT TTTCCTCGGCAGGGCAAGCAGCGTTCTGGTAGCGTCTGGTCCAGTAAATCGTCCTTAAGCACCGGATTCCGATACCACGGCGGAAGTTTAATACCCACCACGGCGGTACCAAGTCCGGAGACTGCAAGAACGTATCTCTTCGAAG gtTTATTAGGAAAAGAAAGATCATCTTTGTGGGACGAAATGCAGTTCTGGGAAGATGCCTTCTTGGATGCTGTCTCGCAAGAACGCGATATGATGGGCATGGACCAAGGACCTGGAGAAATGGTGGAGAG GTATAAAAGTTTAAGCGAGAGCGAAAGGCGACGGCTGGAGCACGAGGAGGACAGACTGTTGTGCACTCTGCTGCATAATCTCACCGCCGTTCTCGTGATGCTGAACGTCGACAAGAACGAACTGAAGCGCAAGGTGCGCCGGTTGTTGGGCAAGAGTCACATCGGTCTTATCTATAGTCAGGAACTGAACTTACTTCTTGACCAGATAAACAATCTC catGGAAACGACATTGATCTGAAGCCCCTGACGTCCCGACAAATGCACCGCCAGTCGTTCACCGTGCACTCAGGAGTCGACGCCGAAGGTGATTTACGATTCCTCGAGGTTCGCCACGATGGTCTCGTGCTGAGATCGGTGAACGGTGTGATAGTCGAGCGCTGGTGGTACGAGCGGGTGGTTAACATGACCTATAGTCCGAAGAACAAGGTTCTCTGCTTGTGGAGGAGAAGCGGTGGAGATACTGAGTTACACAAATATTACACCAAAAAG TGCAAGGACGTGTACTACTGCATTAAGGACGCCATGGAAAAGGCGGCAGCTCGCGGGCGAGGTGCGAACGCTGGCTACGAGCTCGGTGGCGAGTTTCCGGTGCAGGACATGCGAACGGGCGAAGGTGGGCTTCTACAAGTCTGCATGGAGGGCGTCGGTCTCTTATTCGCAAATAGCAAG atccTAAAACTAGACAAGTAA
- the Rab3-gef gene encoding MAP kinase-activating death domain protein isoform X8: MDIQKKFLCPRLVDYLAIVGSRMPAASRQPVQVPELLRRYPVEDHKDFPLPLDMVYFCQPEGCSSVGPKRTALREATSFTFTLTDKDSGKTRYGICVNFYRPTERAGVMASGNMSVKREKYNTTFRRESWRKSMERSTDSAFSSDYRSSAVGPSDSERDCSSSRRDSDTPQVPHAPRLEFIAPSGDSESGGSHSPSPRASRRRQRVRNHTLTSLCIISHHPFFSMFRECLFVLRKIIDACNESFSPQKVGASRQTNRDTVWSVLTGQALGDTPSIVLHDVREIETWILRLLSSPVPVPAKTRVEVEIISSNMQPPLCFALPDHTRFTLVDFPLHLPLELLGVDICLKVLTLILLENKIVLQSRDYNALSMSVMAFVTMIYPLEYMFPAIPLLPTCMSCAEQLLLAPTPFVIGIPASFLLYKKNFRLPDDIWLVDLDSNKITAPSALNEDSLPPLPEPEGTILKNHLKQAMQLMDQVGSSAMASMAGPPLAPQDASLRMSFQAQSRRESTVSHHFTLNVASTKHRPSVDQFTHSHAPLNSPGASSSSSPPRRPSMSQTVGPGPGGQFSPKATGQNSTAPFNPFIYGNDVDSVDIATRVAMVRFFNSQNLLANFTEHTRTLRLYPRPVVAFQINSFLRSRPRKSSFLNKFARTQAVEFLAEWSLTPSNVAFLRVQTGVFDPAQIGDKPRWYASNLEPIYFPVWDSGSSLANALKAMKEHETQPTDESGSDSEGAESTSSSYSSLSDFVSEMASSDLSPGYNCPQASQPQQMSLSVDPKNVYNPPSSLQYPGVEEDSPVRPESPPSTSSSHSDLSSPSLNRDSELELNPKIHEGSQSANVPPTGPGLQRQPSVGNVLARASSFNTAGPLLPRQISAVNTGEHHHEATQLQRQASAGPVIMQKQGNDNTVQRQNSGGNATGNGVLRQGSQGSLFEQIASQAKDLMRETTRQSSQDGLLAHMDKLKHQAKEKITEAGEDSLFAPLEQLTQQTKKAMGEATKSVQEVSKTALEASKTAAGVSKNTLDDLTYVGKSTLGDLTKSAKEVAAKKGLLKGLGESQQSPVHSPQSPGSQRKDSISNQLVASDTRGGVGRDFFSNISSDLNGIAAQTSSMFSDLFGSKNNSKSSSFFPQNQKSKEKNPILGPFPKVAAKTGLVERSSLIKHSTHKVNQEDAQRLQNAERSSTNSDNQAFLNDVITQVLAGEGVGWLKLNRLKKLMEDENYRDLVVTKLNKGLNRKISPNDHIDDVAISKPVYKGMLKCLQAVTHGLAHTYNNFGLGGMASVFQLMEIAHTHYWSKDLSEGSGFDSSLMSQASSPFGSRENLKSPQSPNQSDFMDVSQRSDLPQVHLDVPQAPPAGDTSQSTTDMFLDMFTKKGKFLSKLTSFDSESGRGGGTGSSEALSTDGGSIITNPAFRQAHQASFRSTVSDSEVEQGNFPRQGKQRSGSVWSSKSSLSTGFRYHGGSLIPTTAVPSPETARTYLFEGLLGKERSSLWDEMQFWEDAFLDAVSQERDMMGMDQGPGEMVERYKSLSESERRRLEHEEDRLLCTLLHNLTAVLVMLNVDKNELKRKVRRLLGKSHIGLIYSQELNLLLDQINNLHGNDIDLKPLTSRQMHRQSFTVHSGVDAEGDLRFLEVRHDGLVLRSVNGVIVERWWYERVVNMTYSPKNKVLCLWRRSGGDTELHKYYTKKCKDVYYCIKDAMEKAAARGRGANAGYELGGEFPVQDMRTGEGGLLQVCMEGVGLLFANSKDFEFFVRLDHIRKCFTQKDGIFVLEEFNPKTRQVIQRKYKSQMASDICYAVLCVFSYVAAGTEKGKQQQQPPQPQQHSLQPHHQRQHQHQQQQHQHQQQQQQHQQQQHQQQQHQQHQQQQQNYQSRHPYQQHRQEQSQPSNPTPQMHKPTQLDPHPRQH, encoded by the exons ATGGATATACAGAAGAAGTTCCTGTGTCCCCGACTGGTGGATTATCTCGCCATCGTGGGGTCCAGGATGCCCGCTGCCTCTCGTCAGCCCGTACAG GTACCGGAGCTGCTACGTAGATATCCGGTGGAGGATCACAAGGACTTTCCTCTGCCTTTGGATATGGTGTACTTCTGTCAGCCGGAAGGCTGCAGCAGCGTGGGACCGAAGCGTACGGCCTTACGAGAGGCGACGTCATTCACCTTCACCCTTACCGACAAGGATTCAG GAAAAACGCGTTATGGAATCTGCGTGAATTTCTATCGACCTACGGAGAGAGCGGGGGTCATGGCCAGCGGAAACATGTCGGTCAAAAGAGAGAAGTACAACACCACGTTTCGCAGGGAAAGCTGGAGGAAGAGCATGGAGAGAAGCACGGACTCCGCTTTTTCTAG CGACTATAGGAGCAGTGCGGTGGGTCCGAGTGACTCTGAGAGAGATTGCTCCAGTAGCAGAAGGGACTCGGATACCCCGCAGGTACCTCACGCCCCGAGATTGGAGTTCATCGCACCGAGCGGAGACAGCGAAAGTGGCGGCAGTCATTCCCCTTCGCCACGCGCGTCTCGAAGACGTCAG AGGGTTCGCAATCACACCTTAACTTCGTTATGCATCATTTCGCATCATCCGTTCTTTTCGATGTTCCGGGAGTGTCTTTTCGTTCTGAGGAAGATTATCGATGCGTGCAACGAGAGCTTTTCGCCGCAAAAGGTGGGAGCCTCTCGTCAGACCAACAG AGATACGGTATGGAGCGTGCTAACTGGTCAAGCTCTAGGCGATACACCGTCCATCGTGCTTCACGATGTTCGCGAGATCGAAACGTGGATATTGCGATTGCTCAGTAGCCCTGTGCCCGTTCCGGCGAAGACACGCGTTGAAGTTGAGATAATATCATCGAATATGCAGCCTCCACTGTGCTTTGCCCTGCCGGACCACACCAGGTTTACTCTAGTCGATTTTCCTTTGCATCTACCGCTGGAGCTCCTAGGCGTCGACATATGTCTAAAGGTCCTTACTCTCATCCTCTTAGAGAACAAG atTGTACTTCAGTCACGCGATTACAACGCGTTGTCCATGTCGGTTATGGCGTTCGTCACGATGATTTATCCACTGGAGTACATGTTTCCGGCGATACCTTTGCTTCCCACATGCATGAGCTGCGCGGAACAGCTGTTGCTTGCCCCAACGCCCTTCGTGATCGGAATACCCGCGTCTTTCTTGCTGTACAAGAAGAACTTCAGGCTGCCCGACGATATCTGGCTGGTGGATTTGGATAGCAATAAGATTACGGCGCCTAGCGCTCTGAACGAGGATAGTTTACCGCCATTACCGGAGCCGGAGGGCACTATTCTAAAGAATCATCTAAAGCAG GCAATGCAACTGATGGATCAAGTTGGCTCTAgt GCGATGGCCAGTATGGCAGGCCCACCGTTGGCCCCGCAGGACGCGTCGCTGCGTATGTCCTTTCAAGCGCAGAGCAGAAGAGAAAGCACGGTCTCTCATCATTTCACCTTAAA cgTTGCTTCGACAAAGCACAGACCGAGCGTCGATCAGTTCACGCATTCTCACGCCCCATTAAATTCACCCGGCGCGAGCTCGTCGTCGAGCCCACCTCGTCGGCCGTCGATGTCACAGACAGTTGGACCCGGACCGGGCGGCCAGTTTTCGCCGAAGGCAACTGGACAAAACTCGACGGCGCCTTTCAACCCTTTCATCTACGGGAACGACGTGGACTCGGTGGATATCGCTACGCGGGTCGCCATGGTACGGTTCTTCAATTCGCAGAACCTGCTGGCCAACTTCACCGAGCACACGCGGACTTTGCGGCTGTACCCTCGGCCGGTGGTGGCCTTCCAGATCAACTCGTTTCTCCGCTCGCGGCCCAGGAAGAGCAGCTTCCTCAACAAGTTTGCGCGCACGCAGGCGGTCGAATTCCTGGCCGAATGGTCTTTAACACCGAGTAACGTGGCCTTCCTCCGAGTGCAAACCGGCGTGTTCGATCCCGCGCAGATCGGCGACAAGCCGCGCTGGTACGCGAGCAATCTCGAGCCGATCTACTTCCCTGTCTGGGATTCCGGTAGCTCGCTGGCGAACGCTTTGAAGGCGATGAAGGAGCACGAGACTCAGCCTACGGACGAGAGTGGGTCGGATTCCGAAGGTGCGGAGAGCACCAGTTCTTCTTATTCTTCCCTAAGCGACTTTGTCTCCGAGATGGCATCGTCTGATTTGTCACCAG GTTACAACTGTCCGCAAGCGAGTCAGCCGCAACAAATGTCGCTTTCGGTAGACCCGAAGAACGTTTACAACCCACCGAGCTCTCTGCAATATCCGGGAGTGGAGGAGGATTCGCCAGTGCGTCCTGAGAGTCCGCCGAGCACGTCTTCTAGTCACAGCGATCTCAGCAGCCCGAGCTTGAACAGGGACTCTGAGCTCGAGTTAAATCCAAAAATTCACGAGGGCTCGCAGTCGGCTAAC GTACCGCCTACGGGACCGGGTTTGCAGCGCCAGCCGAGCGTCGGCAACGTCCTGGCGAGAGCTTCTAGTTTCAATACCGCCGGGCCACTTTTGCCGCGGCAGATAAGCGCGGTCAATACCGGCGAGCATCACCACGAGGCGACGCAGCTTCAGCGTCAGGCATCGGCTGGGCCGGTGATTATGCAGAAACAAGGCAACGACAACACGGTGCAACGACAAAACAGCGGTGGCAATGCTACCGGAAACGGTGTGCTTCGCCAGGGCTCGCAGGGTTCCTTGTTCGAGCAAATCGCCAGCCAGGCAAAGGACTTGATGCGGGAGACTACGAGACAAAGCAGCCAGGACGGGTTACTCGCGCACATGGACAAG CTGAAGCATcaggcgaaagaaaaaattacggAGGCAGGCGAGGATAGTTTATTTGCGCCACTGGAGCAA TTGACGCAGCAGACGAAAAAGGCGATGGGCGAGGCCACAAAGTCGGTGCAGGAGGTATCAAAGACCGCGTTAGAAGCTAGTAAAACTGCAGCGGGTGTGAGTAAGAACACGTTGGATGATCTGACGTACGTCGGTAAAAGCACATTGGGAGACCTAACGAAAAGTGCCAAAGAAGTTGCCGCGAAAAAAGGATTGCTCAAG GGCCTTGGAGAGTCGCAACAATCACCGGTGCACAGTCCGCAGTCACCCGGCTCGCAGCGGAAAGATTCGATCAGCAATCAGTTGGTCGCATCTGACACGCGTGGTGGCGTCGGGCGAGACTTTTTCAGCAATATTAGCAGCGATTTAAACGGAATCGCAGCACAGACTAGTAGCATGTTTAGCGATTTATTCG gtagtaaaaataattctaagaGCAGCAGCTTTTTCCCACAAAATCAGaaatcgaaagagaaaaatcctaTTCTTGGACCATTTCCGAAAG TTGCAGCAAAAACCGGTTTGGTGGAACGGTCTTCGTTGATCAAACATTCTACACATAAAGTTAATCAAGAAGATGCGCAAAGATTACAAAACGCGGAACGCTCCAGCACAAATAGCGACAATCAAGCCTTTTTAAATGAC GTGATAACGCAAGTGTTGGCTGGCGAAGGTGTTGGCTGGCTCAAATTAAATAGATTGAAGAAGCTAATGGAAGATGAAAATTATCGAGATTTAGTTGTGACCAAATTGAACAAAGGTCTTAATAGAAAGATTAGTCCCAATGATCATATTGACGATGTg gCCATATCGAAGCCCGTATATAAGGGAATGTTAAAGTGCCTTCAAGCAGTAACGCATGGTCTCGCACACACGTATAACAATTTTGGACTAGGCGGGATGGCTTCTGTCTTCCAACTGATGGAAATCGCTCACACGCATTACTGGAGCAAAGATCTGTCCGAAGGTAGTGGCTTCGACAGCTCTTTAATGTCGCAG GCGTCTAGCCCATTCGGTAGCAGGGAAAACCTGAAATCTCCGCAATCTCCGAATCAGTCAGATTTTATGGATGTTTCGCAAAGATCAG acTTGCCGCAAGTGCATTTGGATGTGCCACAAGCACCACCGGCAGGAGATACCAGCCAGTCAACGACGGACATGTTTTTAGATATGTTCACGAAGAAGGGAAAATTTTTAAGCAAGCTCACTTCGTTCGACTCAGAG AGTGGGCGGGGTGGTGGAACGGGGAGCAGCGAAGCTTTATCCACTGACGGAGGTAGCATTATCACTAATCCTGCTTTTCGGCAAGCGCACCAAGCTTCCTTTCGAAGCACCGTGTCTGATAGCGAGGTCGAGCAAGGCAAT TTTCCTCGGCAGGGCAAGCAGCGTTCTGGTAGCGTCTGGTCCAGTAAATCGTCCTTAAGCACCGGATTCCGATACCACGGCGGAAGTTTAATACCCACCACGGCGGTACCAAGTCCGGAGACTGCAAGAACGTATCTCTTCGAAG gtTTATTAGGAAAAGAAAGATCATCTTTGTGGGACGAAATGCAGTTCTGGGAAGATGCCTTCTTGGATGCTGTCTCGCAAGAACGCGATATGATGGGCATGGACCAAGGACCTGGAGAAATGGTGGAGAG GTATAAAAGTTTAAGCGAGAGCGAAAGGCGACGGCTGGAGCACGAGGAGGACAGACTGTTGTGCACTCTGCTGCATAATCTCACCGCCGTTCTCGTGATGCTGAACGTCGACAAGAACGAACTGAAGCGCAAGGTGCGCCGGTTGTTGGGCAAGAGTCACATCGGTCTTATCTATAGTCAGGAACTGAACTTACTTCTTGACCAGATAAACAATCTC catGGAAACGACATTGATCTGAAGCCCCTGACGTCCCGACAAATGCACCGCCAGTCGTTCACCGTGCACTCAGGAGTCGACGCCGAAGGTGATTTACGATTCCTCGAGGTTCGCCACGATGGTCTCGTGCTGAGATCGGTGAACGGTGTGATAGTCGAGCGCTGGTGGTACGAGCGGGTGGTTAACATGACCTATAGTCCGAAGAACAAGGTTCTCTGCTTGTGGAGGAGAAGCGGTGGAGATACTGAGTTACACAAATATTACACCAAAAAG TGCAAGGACGTGTACTACTGCATTAAGGACGCCATGGAAAAGGCGGCAGCTCGCGGGCGAGGTGCGAACGCTGGCTACGAGCTCGGTGGCGAGTTTCCGGTGCAGGACATGCGAACGGGCGAAGGTGGGCTTCTACAAGTCTGCATGGAGGGCGTCGGTCTCTTATTCGCAAATAGCAAG GATTTCGAG TTTTTTGTAAGACTCGATCATATCCGCAAGTGCTTTACTCAAAAGGATGGAATCTTTGTTTTGGAAGAATTCA atccTAAAACTAGACAAGTAATTCAACGTAAATATAAGTCTCAAATG GCATCTGACATCTGCTACGCTGTTCTCTGCGTATTTTCTTACGTGGCGGCTGGCACTGAAAAAGGGAAACAGCAACAACAGCCACCACAGCCTCAGCAGCACAGTTTGCAGCCGCATCATCAACGTCAGCATCAGCACCAACAACAGCAGCACCAGCaccaacagcagcagcagcagcatcaacagcagcagcaccagcagcagcagcatcaACAGCaccagcagcaacagcaaaaTTATCAGAGCCGACATCCTTATCAACAGCACAGACAAGAGCAATCGCAGCCGAGTAACCCGACTCCGCAAATGCATAAACCTACGCAGCTGGATCCTCATCCTCGTCAGCACTGA